One Apostichopus japonicus isolate 1M-3 chromosome 7, ASM3797524v1, whole genome shotgun sequence genomic region harbors:
- the LOC139969881 gene encoding nucleosome assembly protein 1-like 1 isoform X2, with protein sequence MADTEKNVGAENASSDAVIDLEAGAQGDANSEEMDTVDIKDEKEKATLDLKKQVLQNPQVLAALQDRLDSLVGQRSGYIDFLPPAVKRRIKALKNYQVKQIQLEAKFYEEVHQLECKYAKLYEECYDKRKDVVTGSVEPTDSDCEWESSDDEDEDGDGEGKEEEVKSKITFVDNDNKNGIPEFWLTIFKNVDILAEMIQDHDEPILKHLEDIKVIFQEGSEMGFTLDFYFTPNEFFNNKVLTKRYEMKSEPDEGDPFSFEGPEIVGAKGCKIDWKKGKDVTVKIVKKKQKHKGRGTTRQVTKTVTNDSFFNFFKPPEIPEDEADLDDETEALLSADFEIGHMIRERIVPRAVLYFTGEAIEDDDEYEEEGEEEEGEGEDDEDEENDPDFDPSKEKPPECKSQ encoded by the exons TCTGATGCAGTTATCGACTTAGAAGCAGGGGCTCAAGGAGATGCTAACAGCGAGGAGATGGACACAGTCGATATCAAAGATGAAAAGGAAAAGGCTACATTAGATCTCAAAAAACAAGTTTTACAGAATCCACAAGTGTTAGCCGCATTGCAGGACAGATTAGACAGCCTTGTTGGACAGAGGTCTGGATATATCGATTT CTTGCCACCTGCAGTTAAGAGAAGAATTAAGGCGCTGAAAAACTATCAAGTCAAACAGATACAATTGGAAGCCAAATTTTACGAAGAGGTGCATCAGCTGGAGTGCAAATATGCCAAACTGTACGAGGAATGCTATGATAAG AGAAAAGATGTTGTAACCGGGTCAGTAGAACCAACAGATTCAGATTGTGAGTGGGAGAGCAGCGATGATGAGGACGAAGATGGAGATGGCGAAGGAAAAGAG GAGGAAGTGAAGAGTAAGATTACCTTCGTAGACAACG ATAACAAGAATGGTATACCAGAGTTTTGGTTGACGATATTCAAGAATGTGGACATACTTGCAGAGATGATACAAGATCACGATGAGCCAATCTTAAAACATCTGGAAGATATCAAAGTGATCTTCCAAGAGGGATCAGAGATG ggATTCACATTGGATTTTTACTTCACACCAAACGAGTTTTTCAACAACAAAGTTTTAACAAAGAGGTACGAGATGAAATCAGAACCAGACGAGGGAGACCCGTTTAGCTTTGAAGGACCAGAAATTGTTGGAGCAAAAGG atgtaaaatagattggaAGAAAGGCAAAGATGTAACCGTGAAAATTGTCAAGAAGAAACAGAAGCACAAAGGTAGAGGTACAACCAGGCAAGTCACCAAGACAGTCACCAACGACTCCTTCTTCAATTTCTTCAAGCCACCAGAAATTCCTGAAGACGAGGCCGATCTG GATGATGAAACCGAAGCACTACTGAGTGCAGACTTTGAAATTGGTCACATGATTCGGGAAAGAATAGTACCGAGGGCAGTGTTGTACTTCACAGGAGAGGCCATCGAAGATGACGATGAG TATGAAGAGGAAGGCGAAGAAGAAGAGGGTGAAGGAGAAGATGATGAGGATGAAGAGAATGATCCAGATTTTGACCCATCCAAG GAGAAGCCCCCAGAGTGTAAGTCGCAGTGA
- the LOC139969881 gene encoding nucleosome assembly protein 1-like 1-A isoform X1, with translation MADTEKNVGAENASSDAVIDLEAGAQGDANSEEMDTVDIKDEKEKATLDLKKQVLQNPQVLAALQDRLDSLVGQRSGYIDFLPPAVKRRIKALKNYQVKQIQLEAKFYEEVHQLECKYAKLYEECYDKRKDVVTGSVEPTDSDCEWESSDDEDEDGDGEGKEVKALAEEVKSKITFVDNDNKNGIPEFWLTIFKNVDILAEMIQDHDEPILKHLEDIKVIFQEGSEMGFTLDFYFTPNEFFNNKVLTKRYEMKSEPDEGDPFSFEGPEIVGAKGCKIDWKKGKDVTVKIVKKKQKHKGRGTTRQVTKTVTNDSFFNFFKPPEIPEDEADLDDETEALLSADFEIGHMIRERIVPRAVLYFTGEAIEDDDEYEEEGEEEEGEGEDDEDEENDPDFDPSKEKPPECKSQ, from the exons TCTGATGCAGTTATCGACTTAGAAGCAGGGGCTCAAGGAGATGCTAACAGCGAGGAGATGGACACAGTCGATATCAAAGATGAAAAGGAAAAGGCTACATTAGATCTCAAAAAACAAGTTTTACAGAATCCACAAGTGTTAGCCGCATTGCAGGACAGATTAGACAGCCTTGTTGGACAGAGGTCTGGATATATCGATTT CTTGCCACCTGCAGTTAAGAGAAGAATTAAGGCGCTGAAAAACTATCAAGTCAAACAGATACAATTGGAAGCCAAATTTTACGAAGAGGTGCATCAGCTGGAGTGCAAATATGCCAAACTGTACGAGGAATGCTATGATAAG AGAAAAGATGTTGTAACCGGGTCAGTAGAACCAACAGATTCAGATTGTGAGTGGGAGAGCAGCGATGATGAGGACGAAGATGGAGATGGCGAAGGAAAAGAGGTGAAAGCTCTTGCT GAGGAAGTGAAGAGTAAGATTACCTTCGTAGACAACG ATAACAAGAATGGTATACCAGAGTTTTGGTTGACGATATTCAAGAATGTGGACATACTTGCAGAGATGATACAAGATCACGATGAGCCAATCTTAAAACATCTGGAAGATATCAAAGTGATCTTCCAAGAGGGATCAGAGATG ggATTCACATTGGATTTTTACTTCACACCAAACGAGTTTTTCAACAACAAAGTTTTAACAAAGAGGTACGAGATGAAATCAGAACCAGACGAGGGAGACCCGTTTAGCTTTGAAGGACCAGAAATTGTTGGAGCAAAAGG atgtaaaatagattggaAGAAAGGCAAAGATGTAACCGTGAAAATTGTCAAGAAGAAACAGAAGCACAAAGGTAGAGGTACAACCAGGCAAGTCACCAAGACAGTCACCAACGACTCCTTCTTCAATTTCTTCAAGCCACCAGAAATTCCTGAAGACGAGGCCGATCTG GATGATGAAACCGAAGCACTACTGAGTGCAGACTTTGAAATTGGTCACATGATTCGGGAAAGAATAGTACCGAGGGCAGTGTTGTACTTCACAGGAGAGGCCATCGAAGATGACGATGAG TATGAAGAGGAAGGCGAAGAAGAAGAGGGTGAAGGAGAAGATGATGAGGATGAAGAGAATGATCCAGATTTTGACCCATCCAAG GAGAAGCCCCCAGAGTGTAAGTCGCAGTGA